The genomic region TGTCGCCGCGTTCACGCTGATGCTGATCGTGTTCCAGGCGCTGCTGGGCATGTGGACGGTCACATGGCTGCTCAAGCCCATCGTCGTCATGGGTCATCTGCTCGGTGGCATGACCACGTTCTCGATGCTCACATGGATGGCCTGGCGTGCCACAGACAGCCCGGTGCGCATCGCCGGCGCGAACGCGATGCGCTGGTGGTTGATCGGTGCGGTATGCGTGGTCGGCATCCAGATCGCGCTCGGTGGCTGGGTCAGCGCCAACTATGCGGCGCTCGCCTGCGGCAACGACTTCCCGACCTGCGTGGGTCAGTGGATACCACCGCACGACTTCAGGGAAGGCTTCGTGCTCTGGCGTGGGGTTGGCGCCGATTACGAAGGCGGCGTGCTCGACGGCGCATCGCGGATCGCGATCCAGCTGGCGCATCGGACGATGGCGCTGGTGGTGTTCCTCTACCTGCTGTGGATGGCGCTGAAGCTGATCCGCACGCCGGGGCTCTGGCTCACCGGCGTGGTGCTCGGTGTGCTGCTGTTGGTCCAGGTAGGGTTGGGCATCGCCAACGTCATGCTCGGTCTGCCGCTGTGGACGGCGGTGATGCACAACGGTGTCGCCGCGCTGCTGCTGTTCCTGCTGGTCGGCCTGCTGGCGCGTCTGTGCCGGCCGAAGGTATGAGCGCATACCGATGACGATCCCGATGCGCGAATACTGGGCACTCACCAAACCACGGGTCGTGGCGCTGATCGTGTTCACTGCATTCGTGGGCATGTTTCTCGCGGTGCCGGGATTGCCGCCGTTGCGCCAGAGCGTCTTCGGCTTCATCGGCATCTGGCTGGCCGCCGCCAGCGCGGCGGCGATCAATCATCTGATCGACCAGCGCATCGATCGGATCATGGCGCGCACCGCGCATCGTCCGCTCGCGACCGGCGCATTGAAGCCGGCGCAGGTGCTCGCGTTCGCGGTGTTCCTCGGTGCGCTGTCGATGGCCATGCTGATTTCGATGGTCAATCCGATGACCGCGGCGCTGACGTTCGCATCGCTGATCGGTTACGCCATCGTCTACACCGCATGGCTCAAGCGCGCCACGCCACAGAACATCGTCATCGGCGGTATCGCTGGCGCCGCACCGCCCCTGCTTGGCTGGGCCGCCGTGACCGGCATGCAGAACCAGTGGGATTGGGCGCACGCGCTGCTGCTGGTGCTGATCATCTTCGTGTGGACGCCGCCCCATTTCTGGGCGCTGGCGATCTTCCGTCGCGACGACTACGCCCGCGCGCTGGTGCCGATGCTGCCGGTCACCCACGGCGTGGAATACACCCGCTGGCAGATCCTGCTCTATACCGTGCTGCTGGTCGCGATCACCGTCCTGCCGTGGGCCGTGGGCATGAGCGGTCTGTTCTACCTCGGCGGCGCGCTGGTGCTGGGCGCGGTGTTTCTCTGGTACGCGTGGAAGATGCTCGATCCGCCGGACGAATTCTTCGCCATGCGCACGTTCAACTATTCCATCGTGTACCTGATGGCATTGTTCGCGTTCCTGCTGGTGGATCATTGGCTGCTGCCGTGGCTGACGCCTGCGCCCGCGTTCGAACTGCGGCCGGCGGGCTGATAATCTTCTGTAGGAGCGGTGCAAGCCGCGATGGATTGCAGATTCATTTCCCACGATCAATCGCGGCTTCCGCCGCTCCCACATAGGAGCCAACCATGCGTCGACTGCATCTCCTGACGCTGTTCTGCAGCTTGACCCTGACCGCAGCCAGTTTCTCGCCCCGAGCCCAAGAGGCGGCGAAACCCCACGGCAACGCATCCGTCGTCAGCGCCGCGCGCATGCTCGACGTGCGCAGCGGCCGGATGCTCGAAAACGTGCATCTGCTGATCGAAGACGGCCGCATCAAACAGGTCGCCTCCGGCAGGGACGCGTTCATTCTCACCACCGACATGGCGCGCTACGACCTCGGCGACGTGACGCTGTTGCCCGGCATGATCGACATGCATGTGCACATCGACAGCGATCCGACCTACAGCGGCTATTCGTATCTGCAGTTCAGCGACCGCTTCTGGTCGGCGGTCTCGGTGGTGCACGCGCAGAAAACACTGATGGCCGGTTTCACCACGATCCGCAACCTCGGCTCGGAAGACTGGAACGACGTCGGCCTGCAGCAGGCGATCGACGAGGGCAAGATCGTCGGCCCGCGCATCGTGCCTGCGGGCTTCGCTTTCGGCGCGACCGGCGGACACTGCGATTCCACGTATTTTCCGCCGTCGATGAACGACCGCAATCCCTACAACGCTGACTCACCAGAAGAAGCGCGGAAGTCCGTGCGCGCAATCCGCAAATACGGCGCGCAGGTGATCAAACTCTGCGCGACCGGCGGCGTGTTCTCGCGCAACACCGAACCCGGCCAGCAGCAGATGACCTACGCCGAAATGAAGGCGGCCGTCGACGAAGCGCAGATGTGGGGCTTGAAAGTCGCGGCGCATGCGCACGGCGCTGCAGGCATCCGCGATGCGATCCGCGCCGGCGTAGGCACCATCGAACACGCGAGCCTGCTCGACGACGAAGGCATCCGCCTCGCGAAGCAGTACGGCGCCTGGTTGTCGATGGACATCTACAACACCGACTACACGCAGGCGGAAGGCAAGAAGAACGGCGTGCTCGAAGACAACCTGCGCAAGGATCGCGAACTCGGCGACATCCAGCGCGAAAACTTCCGCCGCGCACACCAGGCCGGCGTGAAGATGGTCTTCGGAACCGATGCAGGCATCTTTCCGCACGGCGACAACGCAAAACAGTTCGCGGTGATGGTGCGCTACGGCATGACCCCGACGCAGGCGATCCAGTCGGCCACGATCAACGCCGCCGAAGCGCTGGGTCGCAACGATATCGGCGTGATCGTAACCGGGCGCCTCGCTGATATCGTCGCAGTAAGCGGCAACCCCGCGCAGGATGTGACGCTGTTGGAACACGTCGCGTTCGTGATGAAGGGTGGTGTGGTAATCATTGGCGAAGGAAAAGGCTATCAAAAATAACGCTTCGATAGCGAGATGCTTGCAGTAGGTGAAGATGGATTTAGTGATCTAAATTCGCTTTCGTAAACGCTCGTTCGAGTACAATTTTTCAAACGAGTTAAATTTGAGCTGTGCTTTTCGTGATGCCATAAGCAGAATTCCGGCCAAGCTGAAGGGAGAAAACAATGAAGAGGATGTTCGTGCTGGCCGCGCTGCTGCTGACCTGCTTGGCTTTGAAGCCATCGGATTTATTTGCCCAGACAAGCGACAACACATTCTGCAATGTCTTGAATAGCGTCAGTGCATGCTTTAGCACGCGCGATGCTGCAGAAGCCGATATGCGAAGCAAACTGCCGGTCTCTTATCGCGACGTGATTCAACCCATGACGCCACGGCCGGCTGGATATCAGCCAAATTCTCAGGGCCTGGAACAATGGCGGGTTGATTATTTCATTCCGGATCAGCCGCCAGCGCAGGTATTTCCCGAAGCCTATAGCAACGGCTCAATTGGTGCGCCTACTGTTTGCGTACCTGCAGGCGATCCATTTGTCTCTTCTTTATGCAGTACGGAGAATGGGGCGGCGTACGGTCTTTATAACAAACTCAAAACCGACTTCCCGCAATGCACTTTCACTGATCGTGGCTATAAGAATTCATATGTGACGCCATTTGCAAGCGTCAATGAATCTTCTTACCGCAGCGGGTATGGCGTTGCTTCTTACAACAATTCCACTTTGCCACCATCAGGGAATAGAAAACTGTCTTACGAGATTCAGTGCCCGGGTTGGGCACAGCCGGACTTGCGGGAAATCAATCTTGGCAAACGTCAGACTTTCCAATGCCCGGACCGCTTTTATGCGGTAGCTGGATATAGTTCTCTTGCCTATTCGCCGAATGGCGGCGGCACGGTGATTGGCGGCAAGCTCTGTCGACCGATCGATGTGATGCCCTATATCACATTCTACCAGCGCGGCACGGCAACCTGTCCTGCGGGAAAGCATCCAGGCCCTTGCCACCCCGCCAGCGGCGATAAGTCGCGTGACGAAGTGGATTTCCAGTTTGCGGGAGAATCTTTTACCCGCTATTACCACTCGTTTCGACAGGCAGGGACGTTGCCCGCATTCGCGCCAGGGTGGACCCATACTTTCAGCGATCGCGTCCTGAACGGCGGCACGTACAATATGAAGACCGTCCGTAGCGACGGTAATGTCGAATATTTCTTTTCACTCGGAAACAATCAGTTCAAATCGAGTCAAACGTCCCGAAAGAAGCTCGT from Lysobacter sp. harbors:
- a CDS encoding COX15/CtaA family protein; translated protein: MSNDTTDAKPAAHKPTVYRHFHRIAWLAVVLALCVIVFGAFVRLSNAGLSCPDWPTCYGRATWPQAVGDADDHAASAIRPFETHKAWREQVHRHAAAVLGTLVLLLALLAARRRRFGIAQILLAAGLIALGIPLYMRGMHDAAVACAVLGELILLIAALRWSNDDLSRVAAFTLMLIVFQALLGMWTVTWLLKPIVVMGHLLGGMTTFSMLTWMAWRATDSPVRIAGANAMRWWLIGAVCVVGIQIALGGWVSANYAALACGNDFPTCVGQWIPPHDFREGFVLWRGVGADYEGGVLDGASRIAIQLAHRTMALVVFLYLLWMALKLIRTPGLWLTGVVLGVLLLVQVGLGIANVMLGLPLWTAVMHNGVAALLLFLLVGLLARLCRPKV
- a CDS encoding protoheme IX farnesyltransferase yields the protein MTIPMREYWALTKPRVVALIVFTAFVGMFLAVPGLPPLRQSVFGFIGIWLAAASAAAINHLIDQRIDRIMARTAHRPLATGALKPAQVLAFAVFLGALSMAMLISMVNPMTAALTFASLIGYAIVYTAWLKRATPQNIVIGGIAGAAPPLLGWAAVTGMQNQWDWAHALLLVLIIFVWTPPHFWALAIFRRDDYARALVPMLPVTHGVEYTRWQILLYTVLLVAITVLPWAVGMSGLFYLGGALVLGAVFLWYAWKMLDPPDEFFAMRTFNYSIVYLMALFAFLLVDHWLLPWLTPAPAFELRPAG
- a CDS encoding amidohydrolase family protein is translated as MRRLHLLTLFCSLTLTAASFSPRAQEAAKPHGNASVVSAARMLDVRSGRMLENVHLLIEDGRIKQVASGRDAFILTTDMARYDLGDVTLLPGMIDMHVHIDSDPTYSGYSYLQFSDRFWSAVSVVHAQKTLMAGFTTIRNLGSEDWNDVGLQQAIDEGKIVGPRIVPAGFAFGATGGHCDSTYFPPSMNDRNPYNADSPEEARKSVRAIRKYGAQVIKLCATGGVFSRNTEPGQQQMTYAEMKAAVDEAQMWGLKVAAHAHGAAGIRDAIRAGVGTIEHASLLDDEGIRLAKQYGAWLSMDIYNTDYTQAEGKKNGVLEDNLRKDRELGDIQRENFRRAHQAGVKMVFGTDAGIFPHGDNAKQFAVMVRYGMTPTQAIQSATINAAEALGRNDIGVIVTGRLADIVAVSGNPAQDVTLLEHVAFVMKGGVVIIGEGKGYQK